In the genome of Pongo pygmaeus isolate AG05252 chromosome 9, NHGRI_mPonPyg2-v2.0_pri, whole genome shotgun sequence, one region contains:
- the LRRN4CL gene encoding LRRN4 C-terminal-like protein, whose amino-acid sequence MLGSPCLLWLLAVTSLVPRAQPLAPQDFEEEEEDETETAWPPLPAVPCDYDHCRHLQVPCKELQRAGPAACLCPGLSSPAQPPDPPRMGEVRIAAEEGRAVVHWCAPFSPVLHYWLLLWDGSEAAQKGPPLNATVRRAELKGLKPGGVYVVCVVAANEAGASRVPQAGGEGLEGADIPAFGPCSRLAVPPNPRTLVHAAVGVGTALALLSCAALVWHFCLRDRWGCPRRAAARAAGAL is encoded by the coding sequence ATGCTGGGCTCTCCCTGCCTTCTGTGGCTCCTGGCCGTGACCTCCTTGGTTCCCAGAGCTCAGCCCTTGGCCCCTCAAGACtttgaagaagaggaggaagatgagaCTGAGACGGCGTGGCCGCCTTTGCCGGCTGTCCCCTGCGACTACGACCACTGCCGACACCTGCAGGTGCCCTGCAAGGAGCTACAGAGGGCCGGGCCGGCGGCCTGCCTGTGCCCAGGACTCTCCAGCCCTGCCCAGCCGCCCGACCCGCCGCGCATGGGAGAAGTGCGCATTGCGGCCGAAGAGGGCCGCGCAGTGGTCCACTGGTGTGCCCCCTTCTCCCCGGTCCTCCACTACTGGCTGCTGCTTTGGGACGGCAGCGAGGCTGCGCAGAAGGGGCCCCCGCTGAACGCTACGGTCCGCAGAGCCGAACTgaaggggctgaagccagggggCGTTTATGTCGTTTGCGTAGTGGCCGCTAACGAGGCCGGGGCAAGCCGCgtgccccaggctggaggagaGGGCCTCGAGGGGGCCGACATCCCTGCCTTCGGGCCTTGCAGCCGCCTTGCGGTGCCGCCCAACCCCCGCACTCTGGTCCACGCGGCCGTCGGGGTGGGCACGGCCCTGGCCCTGCTGAGCTGTGCCGCCCTGGTGTGGCACTTCTGCCTGCGCGATCGCTGGGGCTGCCCGCGCCGAGCCGCCGCCCGAGCCGCAGGGGCGCTCTGA